Proteins from a genomic interval of Microbacterium abyssi:
- the lpdA gene encoding dihydrolipoyl dehydrogenase, whose amino-acid sequence MPHYDVVILGAGPGGYVAAVRSAQLGLSTAIIEEKYWGGVCLNVGCIPSKALLKNAELAHTLNHKAEFFGISGDFTIDFGKAFDRSREVAEGRVKGIHFLMKKNKVTEYNGRGTFTGPKAISVAKADGTTEEVTFDNVIIATGSKVRLLPGVELSENVVTFEEQILTRELPESIVIVGAGAIGMEFAYVLTNYGVKVTIIEFLDRALPNEDADVSKEITKQYKNYGVDILTSTKVEKVVDNGSSVTVTYTGKDGQQASIEAGKVLMSVGFAPNVEGYGLDKTGVKLTERGAIDIDDHMRTNVDGIYAIGDVTMKLQLAHVAEAQGVVAAETIGGAETQTLGDYRMMPRATFCSPQVASFGLTEQQAKDQGREIKVSTFPFMANGKAHGLGEPVGFVKLVADAEHLELIGAHMIGPDVSELLPELTLAQKWDLTALELARNVHTHPTLSEALQEGFHGLAGHMINF is encoded by the coding sequence ATGCCACACTACGACGTCGTCATCCTCGGCGCGGGCCCCGGCGGGTACGTCGCCGCAGTCCGCAGCGCACAGCTCGGACTCTCCACCGCGATCATCGAAGAGAAGTACTGGGGCGGTGTGTGCCTCAACGTCGGCTGCATCCCCTCCAAGGCTCTGCTGAAGAACGCAGAGCTCGCCCACACCCTGAATCACAAGGCCGAGTTCTTCGGCATCTCGGGTGACTTCACGATCGACTTCGGCAAGGCGTTCGACCGCTCCCGCGAGGTCGCCGAGGGCCGAGTCAAGGGCATCCACTTCCTGATGAAGAAGAACAAGGTGACCGAGTACAACGGTCGCGGCACCTTCACCGGCCCGAAGGCGATCTCGGTCGCGAAGGCCGACGGCACGACCGAAGAGGTCACCTTCGACAACGTCATCATCGCGACCGGCTCGAAGGTGCGTCTGCTCCCCGGCGTCGAGCTCAGCGAGAACGTCGTGACGTTCGAGGAGCAGATCCTCACCCGCGAGCTTCCCGAGTCGATCGTCATCGTCGGCGCCGGCGCCATCGGCATGGAGTTCGCGTACGTCCTCACGAACTACGGCGTGAAGGTCACGATCATCGAGTTCCTCGACCGCGCACTTCCCAACGAGGATGCCGACGTGTCGAAGGAGATCACCAAGCAGTACAAGAACTACGGCGTCGACATCCTCACCTCCACCAAGGTCGAGAAGGTCGTCGACAACGGTTCGTCCGTCACCGTCACCTACACCGGCAAGGACGGCCAGCAGGCATCCATCGAGGCCGGCAAGGTCCTCATGTCGGTCGGCTTCGCACCGAACGTCGAGGGCTACGGTCTCGACAAGACGGGTGTGAAGCTCACCGAGCGCGGCGCGATCGACATCGACGACCACATGCGCACCAATGTCGACGGCATCTACGCCATCGGCGACGTCACGATGAAGCTGCAGCTCGCGCACGTGGCCGAGGCACAGGGCGTCGTCGCAGCCGAGACCATCGGGGGAGCCGAGACCCAGACGCTGGGCGACTACCGCATGATGCCGCGCGCGACGTTCTGCTCGCCGCAGGTCGCCTCGTTCGGTCTCACCGAGCAGCAGGCGAAGGACCAGGGGCGCGAGATCAAGGTGTCGACCTTCCCGTTCATGGCCAACGGCAAGGCGCACGGCCTGGGCGAGCCGGTCGGCTTCGTCAAGCTCGTGGCGGATGCCGAGCACCTCGAGCTCATCGGTGCGCACATGATCGGGCCGGACGTCTCCGAACTCCTCCCCGAGCTGACGCTCGCGCAGAAGTGGGATCTCACGGCTCTCGAGCTGGCCCGCAACGTGCACACCCACCCGACGTTGTCGGAGGCGCTGCAGGAGGGCTTCCACGGCCTCGCAGGCCACATGATCAACTTCTGA
- a CDS encoding FAD-binding oxidoreductase, with translation MTTETTPAAMMRWNGWGDPALAKDLPLAVRALLPTVLGRVHRAEPAVALEDVRLSPSALAAEDRAALTAIVGQSHVNTDDEARIRHSGGRSTIDLVRRRAADQNAPDAVVSPAGHDEVLAAVQLAAERSIAVVPFGGGTSVVGALDPERGSHRAVIALDLRRLSGLLHLDEVSGEARFLAGTTGPESERLLAERGFELGHYPQSFLYATLGGFASARSSGQNSAGNGRFDAMVIALRVATPTGEVALGGAPGTAAGPDLMRMFLGAEGILGVITELTLRVHRLPETRIHQGWTFPDFATGVEALRRVAQLGTGPTVIRLSDEAETGIGLAQHGKIGRALSKGCSAVTVFEGEHEVAASRQALTEHVLTAAGGRTTGSAPAEEWAKGRFGAPYLRDALLDHGVFCETLETATIWSNIARLKSAVTETLRTGFADHDAKSLVMCHISHVYPTGAALYFTIIGNLRGDVLDQWDAIKSRVNDTILANAGTISHHHGVGRDHAPWLAQEIGAGGIRILRAVKDALDPTGIMNPGALLAAPQAG, from the coding sequence ATGACGACGGAGACGACACCTGCCGCGATGATGCGCTGGAACGGTTGGGGCGACCCGGCTCTCGCGAAGGATCTTCCCCTCGCCGTGCGGGCGCTGCTGCCCACCGTCCTCGGAAGGGTGCACCGCGCGGAGCCCGCAGTCGCTCTCGAGGACGTCCGTCTGTCCCCGTCCGCGCTGGCTGCGGAGGACCGCGCGGCGCTCACCGCGATCGTCGGCCAATCGCACGTCAACACCGACGACGAGGCGCGCATTCGGCACTCCGGTGGCCGATCGACGATCGATCTCGTGCGCCGGCGTGCCGCCGATCAGAATGCCCCGGATGCCGTCGTCTCCCCCGCCGGTCACGATGAGGTTCTCGCCGCGGTGCAGCTGGCCGCCGAGCGCTCCATCGCCGTCGTGCCGTTCGGCGGAGGCACGAGCGTCGTCGGTGCACTGGACCCGGAGCGCGGCAGCCACCGCGCCGTCATCGCGCTCGACCTGAGGCGACTGAGCGGCCTGCTGCACCTGGACGAGGTCAGCGGCGAGGCCCGATTCCTGGCCGGCACGACCGGCCCCGAGTCCGAGCGTCTGCTCGCCGAGCGCGGCTTCGAGCTCGGTCACTACCCGCAGAGCTTCCTGTACGCCACGCTCGGCGGCTTCGCCTCGGCTCGCTCTTCCGGGCAGAACTCGGCAGGCAACGGCAGATTCGACGCGATGGTCATCGCCCTGCGCGTCGCCACGCCCACGGGCGAGGTCGCCCTCGGCGGCGCGCCGGGCACGGCGGCCGGCCCCGATCTCATGCGCATGTTCCTCGGCGCGGAGGGGATCCTCGGCGTCATCACCGAGCTCACCCTGCGCGTGCACCGCCTGCCCGAGACCCGGATCCACCAGGGGTGGACCTTTCCGGACTTCGCGACCGGGGTCGAGGCCCTGCGACGAGTGGCGCAACTCGGCACAGGGCCGACCGTGATCCGTCTCTCCGACGAAGCAGAGACCGGAATCGGCCTTGCGCAGCACGGCAAAATCGGCAGGGCACTGTCGAAGGGATGCAGCGCCGTCACCGTGTTCGAGGGAGAGCACGAGGTCGCCGCCTCCCGTCAGGCGCTGACCGAGCACGTGCTCACCGCGGCGGGCGGCAGGACGACAGGATCTGCTCCAGCCGAGGAGTGGGCGAAGGGCCGGTTCGGTGCGCCGTATCTGCGCGACGCCCTGCTCGATCACGGGGTGTTCTGCGAGACGCTGGAGACCGCGACGATATGGTCGAACATCGCCCGGCTGAAGTCGGCGGTCACCGAGACGCTCCGCACAGGGTTCGCCGATCACGACGCCAAGTCGCTCGTGATGTGCCACATCTCGCACGTCTACCCCACCGGCGCGGCGCTGTACTTCACGATCATCGGGAACCTGCGGGGCGACGTCTTGGACCAGTGGGATGCGATCAAGTCGCGGGTGAACGACACGATCCTCGCGAACGCCGGCACCATCAGCCACCACCACGGCGTCGGTCGCGATCACGCACCCTGGCTGGCGCAGGAGATCGGCGCCGGGGGCATCCGGATCCTGCGGGCGGTCAAGGACGCGCTCGATCCCACCGGGATCATGAATCCCGGTGCGCTCCTCGCGGCTCCTCAGGCGGGCTGA
- a CDS encoding copper resistance CopC family protein, with the protein MRTLTSSRSVAPLSLAATLLAAFVLLFAWPQPAAAHDSLVESSPAADSTVETLPGELSLTFSAALIGGDGSTEIVVTDAAGESVTDGPAELDGAMVTQPLVAEADAGEYHVLWKVVSSDGHPTSGEFGFTVATSTLAAEPSAAPTETVAPAPDETQAPAPADDPDMESGASFSPGWLIGGAVVLVVVAIALFLLLRRRRPRDSESDTPAER; encoded by the coding sequence GTGCGCACACTCACATCCTCACGCTCCGTCGCTCCTCTCTCTCTCGCCGCGACGCTGCTCGCCGCGTTCGTGCTCCTGTTCGCCTGGCCGCAGCCGGCGGCCGCGCATGACTCGCTGGTCGAGTCGAGCCCCGCGGCGGACTCGACGGTCGAGACGCTCCCCGGCGAGCTGAGCCTGACATTCAGCGCCGCACTGATCGGCGGAGACGGCTCGACCGAGATCGTCGTGACGGATGCCGCGGGCGAATCGGTCACCGACGGCCCGGCGGAGCTGGACGGCGCGATGGTGACCCAGCCCCTTGTCGCAGAGGCGGATGCCGGCGAGTACCACGTGCTGTGGAAGGTCGTCTCCAGCGACGGACACCCCACCTCGGGCGAGTTCGGCTTCACCGTGGCCACGAGCACGCTGGCCGCAGAGCCGTCGGCCGCACCGACCGAGACCGTCGCGCCGGCGCCGGACGAGACGCAGGCGCCCGCGCCCGCCGACGACCCGGACATGGAATCCGGAGCGTCGTTCTCGCCCGGCTGGCTCATCGGCGGCGCCGTCGTGCTCGTCGTCGTCGCGATCGCGCTCTTCCTCTTGCTGCGTCGTCGCCGACCACGCGATTCCGAATCGGACACCCCTGCAGAGCGATAG
- a CDS encoding ParA family protein: MHVLSVSSLKGGVGKTTVTLGLASAAFARGVRTLVVDLDPQSDVSTGMDIQVAGRLNVADVLANPKEKVVRQAITSSGWAKVHPGTIDVLIGSPSAINFDGPHPSVRDVWKLEEALAAVESDYDLVLIDCAPSLNALTRTAWAASDRVMVVTEPGLFSVAAADRALRAIEEIRRGLSPRLQPLGIVVNRVRPQSIEHQFRIKELRDMFGPLVLSPQLPERTSLQQAQGAAKPLHIWPGDSAQELAADFDLLLDRIVRTGRVPVPETGAQA, encoded by the coding sequence GTGCACGTACTCAGCGTCAGCTCCCTAAAAGGCGGTGTCGGCAAGACGACCGTGACTCTCGGCCTGGCCTCCGCGGCCTTCGCCCGGGGCGTCCGTACCCTCGTCGTCGACCTCGATCCCCAGTCCGATGTCTCGACGGGGATGGACATCCAGGTCGCTGGTCGTCTGAACGTCGCCGACGTGCTGGCGAACCCGAAGGAGAAGGTCGTCCGCCAGGCGATCACGTCCAGCGGCTGGGCGAAGGTTCACCCGGGAACCATCGACGTGCTCATCGGCAGCCCGTCCGCCATCAACTTCGACGGCCCGCATCCGAGCGTCCGCGACGTCTGGAAGCTCGAGGAGGCGCTGGCCGCCGTCGAGAGCGATTACGACCTCGTTCTCATCGACTGTGCGCCGTCCCTGAACGCGCTGACCCGCACGGCCTGGGCTGCGAGCGACCGCGTCATGGTCGTCACCGAGCCGGGTCTGTTCTCGGTCGCCGCGGCCGACCGCGCGCTGCGCGCCATCGAGGAGATCCGCCGCGGCCTCTCCCCCCGCCTCCAACCGCTCGGCATCGTCGTCAACCGCGTGCGCCCGCAGTCGATCGAGCACCAGTTCCGCATCAAGGAGCTGCGTGACATGTTCGGCCCGCTGGTGCTGTCTCCCCAGCTTCCTGAGCGCACCTCGCTGCAGCAGGCACAGGGCGCCGCGAAGCCGCTTCACATCTGGCCGGGTGACTCCGCACAGGAGCTCGCAGCGGACTTCGATCTGCTGCTGGATCGCATCGTGCGCACCGGCCGCGTGCCCGTCCCGGAGACCGGCGCTCAGGCCTAG
- a CDS encoding diacylglycerol kinase, translating into MRNVHVLINPDAGRGKGSARAEAALTRLRDRGIDPVVHSGGSPEDSRRLAADAVAAGPDALVIVGGDGTLATVVDVLAGSGIPLVLVPAGTGNDLARSLGIPYGSDEAAADAATAAIDGVLRSLDVGEAICPDATARFLTVAALGFDAKVSERTNRLRWPRGRARYYLALLIELARLAPMRFSVRVDGAAAPVADGTLIAVGNTRSYGGGMPVCPGADPHDGLFDITHVAHVGRFQLLRLFPRLLRGTHVQLPQVTTMRGREVEVSAPGLVVYADGERIGTGSVRIRVVPGALSILLPH; encoded by the coding sequence GTGCGGAACGTCCACGTCCTGATCAACCCGGATGCCGGACGCGGCAAGGGGTCTGCGAGAGCGGAGGCCGCGCTCACCCGGCTGCGCGACCGCGGGATCGACCCCGTCGTGCACTCCGGGGGGTCGCCCGAGGATTCCCGTCGGTTGGCCGCCGATGCCGTCGCGGCAGGGCCCGATGCGCTCGTAATCGTCGGAGGCGACGGGACGCTGGCGACCGTGGTCGACGTGCTCGCCGGATCCGGCATCCCGCTCGTGCTCGTGCCGGCGGGGACGGGCAACGATCTCGCCCGTTCGCTGGGCATCCCTTACGGATCGGACGAGGCTGCGGCCGATGCGGCGACGGCCGCGATCGACGGCGTGCTTCGATCGCTGGACGTCGGCGAGGCGATCTGCCCCGATGCGACCGCGCGCTTCCTCACGGTCGCCGCGCTCGGCTTCGATGCCAAGGTGAGCGAGCGCACGAACCGCCTGCGCTGGCCACGCGGCCGTGCTCGCTACTACCTCGCGCTGCTCATCGAGCTGGCGCGTCTGGCGCCGATGCGATTCTCGGTACGCGTGGACGGCGCAGCGGCGCCGGTCGCGGACGGCACGCTCATCGCCGTCGGCAACACGCGCAGTTACGGTGGCGGGATGCCGGTGTGCCCGGGCGCCGACCCGCACGACGGTCTGTTCGACATCACTCACGTCGCCCATGTCGGACGGTTCCAGCTGCTCCGGCTGTTCCCGCGGTTGCTGCGCGGCACGCACGTTCAGCTGCCGCAGGTGACGACGATGCGCGGTCGAGAGGTCGAGGTGTCAGCGCCGGGACTCGTCGTCTACGCCGACGGCGAGCGCATCGGCACTGGCAGCGTTCGCATTCGAGTGGTTCCCGGAGCGCTCAGCATCCTCCTGCCGCACTGA
- a CDS encoding MerR family transcriptional regulator, producing MAALHARDRSATAGLLSIGQVLARLTPEFPDLTSSKLRFLEVQGIVSPSRTDSGYRKFSQTDIDRLRLGLTLQRDHYLPLSVIREQLDEAEADGGAVSAIAPPPSIAPAPRRYRREELLSAAGAGPQILNDAISTGIITAAETYPESTVTLLRGLVALDRHGIEPRHLRTLRQSAEREVSLIESAMSALLRRTDAASRGKAREMAPELAGKIDEVRAVFIKEALARVLS from the coding sequence ATGGCAGCACTCCACGCCCGCGACCGCTCAGCGACCGCGGGGCTTCTGAGCATCGGTCAGGTGCTCGCGAGACTCACCCCGGAGTTCCCGGATCTCACCTCCAGCAAGCTTCGCTTCCTCGAAGTGCAGGGCATCGTCAGTCCTTCGCGCACGGACTCCGGGTACCGAAAGTTCTCGCAGACCGACATCGATCGCCTGCGGCTCGGGCTCACCCTCCAGCGCGACCATTACCTGCCGCTCAGCGTCATACGCGAGCAGCTCGATGAGGCAGAGGCCGATGGCGGGGCCGTGTCGGCCATCGCGCCGCCGCCCTCCATCGCGCCGGCACCGCGCCGCTACCGGCGTGAGGAACTGCTCTCGGCGGCCGGAGCCGGCCCGCAGATCCTCAACGACGCCATCAGCACGGGAATCATCACCGCGGCCGAGACCTACCCTGAGTCGACCGTCACCCTGCTGCGCGGGCTCGTCGCCCTCGACAGGCACGGCATCGAGCCGCGGCACCTGCGGACGCTTCGTCAGAGCGCCGAGCGCGAAGTCTCGCTGATCGAGTCCGCGATGTCGGCACTGCTGCGCAGAACGGATGCCGCGTCCCGAGGCAAGGCGCGCGAGATGGCGCCCGAGCTGGCGGGCAAGATCGACGAGGTGCGAGCGGTCTTCATCAAAGAAGCGCTCGCGCGCGTGCTTTCGTAA
- a CDS encoding FHA domain-containing protein, producing MTDFESRPARDASIHRDGEQRHDATQTFGHDSDLSFVPFGAELTDVEQSAIAALPSGSALLLVRSGALAGARYLLDTDVTTIGRHPEADIFFDDVTVSRRHAEITRSGSSFEIIDQRSLNGTYVNGERVDRSALANGYELRIGKFRLNFFMSPTDLAAATE from the coding sequence GTGACAGATTTCGAAAGCCGACCGGCTCGCGACGCGTCGATTCACCGCGACGGTGAGCAGAGGCACGACGCCACACAGACATTCGGACACGACTCCGATCTGTCGTTCGTGCCCTTCGGCGCCGAGCTCACCGACGTCGAGCAGTCCGCGATCGCCGCACTTCCCTCCGGGTCGGCGCTGCTCCTGGTCCGCTCGGGTGCGCTGGCGGGTGCGCGCTATCTGCTCGACACCGACGTCACGACGATCGGCCGTCACCCCGAGGCCGACATCTTCTTCGACGACGTGACCGTGTCGCGTCGTCACGCCGAGATCACGCGCTCCGGCAGCTCGTTCGAGATCATCGACCAGCGCTCGCTCAACGGCACGTACGTCAACGGCGAGCGGGTCGATCGCAGTGCGCTCGCGAACGGGTACGAGCTTCGCATCGGCAAGTTCCGTCTCAACTTCTTCATGTCGCCCACCGACCTCGCGGCGGCGACTGAGTGA
- a CDS encoding glycerol-3-phosphate dehydrogenase/oxidase, with amino-acid sequence MTGDAGVRASSMLNATRRSRELDILADGGEVDLLVIGGGVTGAGVALDAASRGLSVVLAEARDLAFGTSRWSSKLVHGGLRYLASGDFAVARESAVERHLLITRIAPHLTRTLPQLLPFVDGVSLRQRAIGSIGLWLGDGLRRIAGTPGTVLPRPHRASPRGAVAMFPALSRSGLRGGMISTDGQLIDDARLVVTVARTAAAHGATILTRTRATDVDGSGATLHDELGGGSVRVRARSVVNAAGVWAGQLDPDIHLRPSRGTHIVLDAATLGNPTAALTVPHPGSISRFVFALPTQLGRVIVGLTDVDAPGPIPDVPSPTGDEIDFLLTTLSQALNRPLTRNDVRGSFAGLRPLVESDAVASTADISRRHRVEVSTNGSVGILGGKLTTYRAMAKDAVDLACRHAGLDDPGCRTDLLPLVGAPGSPVPIADPGASGRSSATLRARYGAEAAAVLAAGGSGGAERVAEGIDVIRAEVAFAVRAEGALDADDVLDRRTRIGLVRDDRAAAADVVAQVVGETLARLG; translated from the coding sequence ATGACCGGCGACGCCGGCGTTCGCGCCTCATCGATGCTGAACGCCACGCGGCGCTCGCGTGAACTCGACATCCTCGCCGACGGCGGTGAGGTCGATCTGCTCGTGATCGGCGGTGGTGTGACCGGCGCGGGCGTCGCTCTGGATGCCGCGAGCCGAGGCCTCTCCGTCGTCCTCGCCGAAGCCCGCGACCTCGCCTTCGGCACGAGCCGCTGGAGCTCGAAGCTCGTGCACGGCGGACTGCGCTACCTGGCATCGGGCGACTTCGCGGTCGCGCGGGAGAGCGCCGTGGAGCGACATCTGCTGATCACGCGCATCGCGCCGCACCTGACCCGCACGCTGCCGCAGCTGCTGCCGTTCGTGGACGGTGTGTCGCTGAGACAACGCGCCATCGGGAGCATCGGGCTCTGGCTCGGCGACGGGCTGCGCCGCATCGCCGGGACTCCCGGTACCGTCCTGCCCCGGCCGCATCGAGCGTCGCCGAGGGGCGCCGTCGCCATGTTCCCCGCTCTGAGCAGAAGCGGCCTGCGGGGCGGGATGATCAGCACCGACGGCCAGCTCATCGACGACGCACGGCTCGTCGTCACCGTCGCGCGAACGGCCGCCGCACACGGTGCCACGATTCTCACGCGAACCCGGGCGACCGACGTCGACGGCAGCGGTGCGACCCTGCACGACGAGCTCGGCGGGGGATCGGTCCGCGTGCGCGCCCGCTCGGTCGTGAACGCGGCGGGCGTGTGGGCCGGGCAGCTCGACCCCGACATCCACCTACGACCCAGCCGCGGGACGCATATCGTCCTGGATGCCGCGACCCTCGGCAATCCCACCGCAGCGCTCACCGTGCCGCACCCCGGATCCATCAGCCGCTTCGTGTTCGCGTTGCCCACCCAGCTCGGGCGCGTCATCGTCGGCCTCACCGACGTCGATGCCCCCGGTCCGATTCCGGACGTGCCGTCGCCCACCGGTGACGAGATCGACTTCCTGCTGACGACGCTGTCGCAAGCGCTGAACCGTCCGCTCACTCGCAATGACGTCCGCGGCTCGTTCGCCGGGCTCCGCCCGCTCGTCGAGTCCGATGCGGTCGCCTCGACGGCCGACATCTCGCGCCGCCATCGCGTCGAGGTGTCGACGAACGGGTCCGTCGGGATCCTCGGCGGCAAGCTGACGACGTATCGCGCCATGGCGAAGGATGCCGTCGACCTCGCATGCCGGCACGCAGGACTCGACGACCCCGGATGCCGCACCGATCTGCTTCCGCTGGTCGGAGCCCCCGGCTCGCCGGTGCCGATCGCGGATCCCGGCGCCTCGGGCCGGTCGTCCGCCACGCTTCGCGCGCGTTACGGCGCGGAAGCCGCAGCAGTCCTCGCTGCCGGCGGATCGGGCGGCGCCGAGCGCGTCGCCGAGGGAATCGACGTCATCCGCGCCGAAGTCGCGTTCGCGGTGCGTGCCGAGGGGGCACTCGATGCGGACGATGTCCTCGACCGACGCACGCGCATCGGCCTGGTTCGCGACGACCGGGCGGCGGCAGCGGATGTCGTCGCGCAGGTCGTGGGAGAGACGCTGGCGCGGCTCGGGTGA
- a CDS encoding MerR family transcriptional regulator: MNADERTGDPRFVTELLFTDGLPAMDDEVGYRGAVAARAAGITYRQLDYWARTELVVPTVRGASGSGSQRMYGFRDILVLKLVKRLLDTGISLQQIRVAVEQLRAAGIRDLAGTTLMSDGASVYLCTSNDEVIDLVSRGQGVFGIAVGKVLREVETTLVEFDPTAPDPVDELSARRAKRSA, translated from the coding sequence ATGAATGCGGATGAGCGTACCGGCGACCCGCGGTTCGTGACCGAGCTCCTCTTCACCGACGGTCTGCCCGCGATGGATGACGAGGTCGGTTACCGCGGCGCAGTCGCCGCTCGCGCCGCAGGCATCACGTATCGCCAGCTCGACTACTGGGCGCGCACCGAGCTCGTCGTGCCCACCGTGCGCGGCGCCAGCGGCTCCGGCTCGCAGCGCATGTACGGCTTCCGCGACATCCTCGTCCTGAAGCTCGTCAAGCGCCTCCTCGACACCGGCATCTCGCTGCAGCAGATCCGCGTCGCCGTCGAACAGCTCCGTGCCGCCGGCATCCGCGACCTCGCCGGCACCACGCTGATGAGCGATGGCGCTTCCGTCTACCTGTGCACGTCGAACGACGAGGTCATCGACCTCGTCAGCCGCGGCCAGGGCGTATTCGGCATCGCCGTCGGTAAGGTCCTCCGCGAGGTGGAGACCACTCTCGTCGAGTTCGACCCCACGGCACCGGACCCGGTCGACGAGCTCAGTGCTCGTCGCGCCAAGCGCAGCGCGTAA
- a CDS encoding TetR/AcrR family transcriptional regulator, translating into MSPSAAETPDWDDADVHILKRASALIAGRGTARLTIAELAREARVSRPTIYRRWSGADEVVRAALLRQTVMILRRLEPEVSTREGLVAEVLRFADLFREDPVFGRLLSSEPEAFTQYSLERVGSSQRVMLRWLADAVAHAQNGGTVRAGDPGDMSVMLLLIVQSAVLSRNAVSSLIGAGEWHAELARAVDGYLRP; encoded by the coding sequence ATGTCGCCGTCCGCCGCGGAGACGCCGGACTGGGACGACGCCGACGTGCACATCCTGAAACGGGCCTCCGCCCTCATCGCCGGCCGGGGAACTGCACGCCTCACCATCGCCGAACTCGCCCGCGAGGCGCGGGTCAGCCGGCCCACGATCTACCGTCGCTGGTCCGGCGCCGACGAGGTGGTGCGCGCGGCGCTCCTCCGTCAGACCGTCATGATCCTGCGTCGGCTCGAACCCGAGGTGAGCACCCGGGAGGGGCTCGTCGCAGAGGTGCTGCGATTCGCGGATCTCTTCCGGGAGGATCCCGTGTTCGGACGCCTGCTCTCCAGCGAGCCGGAGGCGTTCACGCAGTACAGCCTGGAGCGCGTCGGATCCAGTCAGCGCGTCATGCTGCGCTGGCTGGCGGATGCCGTCGCCCACGCGCAGAACGGCGGGACGGTCCGCGCGGGTGACCCGGGGGACATGTCGGTGATGCTGCTGCTCATCGTCCAATCCGCGGTCCTCTCCCGCAACGCTGTCTCCTCGCTCATCGGCGCCGGCGAGTGGCACGCCGAACTCGCCCGCGCCGTGGACGGATACCTGCGGCCATGA
- a CDS encoding FAD-dependent oxidoreductase, with translation MPDHDVAIVGAGPVGLLLACLLATRGLDVAVFEARDGADDRSRAIGIHPPGRAALAAAGIGAEVREEALALDGGEVICDGRVLASLSFNERQRVLILPQRRTDALLRLRLSTLRAGALHSGRRVTRVQDEGAAVRLSFDGARDITASFAVAADGVRSGIRRQLGIGWRGRPGSGCYAMADIPDIDRGPRAQLYCEADGLVESFPLPQGRRRWVASDSRRALGEARAFASAIHERTGIHLALPGDLQPTVFRAGQHRAARLAAGRIALVGDAAHETSPIGGQGMNLGWAAAVRLAAAIECSLRAELPDFADYERRTLRAAARAQRRSFFYMTMGRPARGPALAVRNVLIRTLGVPPVRARTADMITMRGG, from the coding sequence ATGCCCGACCATGATGTCGCGATCGTCGGCGCAGGACCGGTCGGACTGCTGCTCGCCTGCCTGCTCGCGACCCGCGGTCTTGACGTCGCGGTGTTCGAGGCGCGCGACGGCGCCGACGATCGGTCGCGGGCGATCGGCATCCACCCGCCGGGCCGCGCCGCCCTCGCCGCCGCAGGGATCGGCGCGGAGGTGCGCGAGGAGGCACTCGCGCTCGACGGGGGCGAGGTGATCTGCGACGGCCGCGTCCTGGCGTCGCTGTCGTTCAACGAGCGGCAGCGGGTGCTGATCCTGCCGCAACGCCGCACCGACGCGCTGCTCCGGCTGCGGCTGTCGACGCTGCGGGCAGGAGCGCTGCACTCGGGTCGCCGCGTCACCCGGGTGCAGGACGAAGGTGCCGCCGTCAGGCTGTCGTTCGATGGCGCGCGCGACATCACGGCCTCGTTCGCGGTCGCCGCCGATGGTGTGCGCAGCGGCATCCGGCGACAGCTCGGCATCGGCTGGCGAGGGCGGCCGGGCAGCGGCTGTTACGCGATGGCCGACATCCCCGACATCGACCGCGGACCGCGCGCGCAACTGTATTGCGAGGCGGACGGACTCGTCGAGTCGTTCCCTCTTCCGCAGGGACGTCGCCGTTGGGTCGCATCCGATTCGCGGCGCGCGCTCGGCGAGGCGAGAGCGTTCGCATCCGCGATCCACGAGCGCACCGGCATCCACCTCGCACTCCCCGGCGATCTGCAGCCGACCGTGTTCCGGGCGGGGCAGCATCGCGCCGCCCGGCTGGCGGCGGGACGGATCGCGCTCGTCGGGGACGCCGCGCATGAGACGAGCCCGATCGGCGGGCAGGGCATGAACCTCGGCTGGGCGGCCGCGGTCCGCCTCGCCGCGGCGATCGAGTGCTCTTTGCGCGCCGAGCTGCCGGACTTCGCCGACTACGAGCGACGCACGCTTCGCGCGGCAGCGCGTGCGCAGCGCCGCTCGTTCTTCTATATGACGATGGGGCGCCCTGCTCGAGGCCCTGCACTCGCTGTGCGGAACGTCCTCATCCGCACCTTGGGCGTACCCCCGGTGCGCGCCCGCACCGCCGACATGATCACCATGCGGGGAGGATGA